One window of Triplophysa rosa linkage group LG10, Trosa_1v2, whole genome shotgun sequence genomic DNA carries:
- the LOC130560612 gene encoding ubiquitin carboxyl-terminal hydrolase 37-like — MGFPNIENTCYMNSTLQCLLSIPPIIKDIVLQENTWKNEPGFEMLRAFYDLDFARLNKTQNMPRKHLLAAVKDCIAIRNPGFVGNEQQDAHEFLITLLAQLKDEAVMCQQAEMTFRSPVANLEFRVNRLRTCETCGNQSCSTEEVNCLSLVTGPQKSLIESLQQYFATSQLECRCDKCSGTQASESVEIQTLPRVLVLLVMRFDMFTARKIKGRLAVPEELSLASFTGSDSCEQAADLYSKEATQQAHIKTNAKQQQADASYKLSGVVSHYGSSLHSGHFVSNILDPCGAEWLSCDDNTVKSVTWSKASNTIENHGYMFFYLKS, encoded by the exons ATGGG TTTTCCAAACATCGAGAACACATGTTATATGAACTCCACCCTCCAGTGCTTACTCAGCATTCCACCAATCATAAAGGACATAGTTTTACAAGAGAACACTTGGAAGAATGAGCCTGGATTCGAAATGCTCAG AGCGTTTTATGACCTAGATTTCGCCAGGCTGAATAAGACACAGAATATGCCGAGGAAACATCTACTGGCAGCAGTCAAAGATTGCATCGCCATTAGGAATCCAGGTTTTGTGGGAAATGAACAGCAG GACGCCCATGAGTTCCTTATAACCCTCCTGGCTCAGTTGAAAGATGAGGCTGTGATGTGCCAGCAAGCAGAAATGACGTTTCGTAGCCCTGTAGCAAACCTGGAATTCAGGGTCAACCGCCTGCGCACCTGCGAGAC CTGTGGGAACCAAAGTTGCTCTACAGAGGAAGTCAATTGCCTGTCTTTGGTAACTGGTCCTCAGAAGTCCCTCATCGAGAGCCTACAGCAGTACTTTGCA ACATCTCAGTTAGAGTGCCGCTGTGACAAGTGCTCGGGGACCCAAGCCTCTGAAAGTGTGGAGATCCAGACGCTTCCCAG GGTCCTGGTTCTTCTCGTGATGAGGTTTGACATGTTCACAGCGAGAAAGATCAAAGGCCGTCTGGCAGTGCCTGAAGAGCTCAGTCTGGCCAGCTTCACAG ggTCAGACAGCTGTGAGCAGGCAGCAGATTTATACAGCAAGGAAGCTACCCAGCAGGCACAtatcaaaacaaatgcaaaacaacAGCAG GCCGACGCATCCTATAAGCTCAGCGGGGTTGTGTCTCATTATGGTTCAAGTCTGCATTCTG GTCACTTCGTCAGCAACATTCTTGATCCTTGTGGAGCTGAATGGCTTAGCTGTGATGACAACACTGTGAAATCCGTCACGTGGTCAAAAGCTTCCAACACCATAGAAAATCATGGatacatgtttttctatttaaagag ctga
- the LOC130560590 gene encoding ubiquitin carboxyl-terminal hydrolase 37-like isoform X1 produces the protein MILGSETSDNSDEVYLPAAQKNRDILEEYFVLEKMHAPSITSSETFYSSEEDDLFYASKYLAYELEDVSRDFDEERSVSPLASFTYTSCSSDTSGLPLTHLDAGAVRDLRCLHVLSVYDDLILSSVEEDSDELTQEEILQLIQCSTEPPKHQQENDYDGQKQIFNVKYMGFPNIENTCYMNSTLQCLLSIPPIIKDIVLQENTWKNEPGSEMLRAFYDLDFARLNKTQNMPRKHLLAAVKDCIAIRNPGFVGNEQQDAHEFLITLLAQLKDEAVMCQQAEMTFRSPVANLEFRVNRLRTCETCGNQSCSTEEVNCLSLVTGPQKSLIESLQQYFATSQLECRCDKCSGTQASESVEIQTLPRVLVLLVMRFDMFTARKIKGRLAVPEELSLASFTGSDSCEQAADLYSKEATQQAHIKTNAKQQQADASYKLSGVVSHYGSSLHSGHFVSNILDPCGAEWLSCDDNTVKSVTWSKASNTIENHGYMFFYLKS, from the exons ATGATCTTGGGCAGCGAAACCTCTGACAACAGCGATGAGGTTTATCTGCCAGCTGCACAGAAGAATAGAGATATTCTCGAAG AATATTTTGTATTAGAGAAGATGCATGCACCTTCTATCACCTCATCTGAGACCTTCTACTCCTCTGAGGAAGATGATCTGTTTTATGCCAGTAAATACTTGGCATATGAGCTGGAAGATGTATCCAGAG ATTTTGATGAAGAGCGGAGCGTCAGTCCTCTGGCGTCCTTCACATACACCAGCTGCAGCAGTGATACTTCTGGTCTTCCGCTCACACACCTAGACGCAGGAGCTGTGAGAG ATCTTCGCTGCCTGCATGTACTCTCTGTTTACGACGA CCTTATACTGTCCAGTGTGGAGGAGGATTCAGATGAGCTTACACAAGAAGAAATACTGCAATTGATTCAGTGCAGTACTGAACCTCCAAAGCATCAACAAGAGAATGATTATGATGGACAGAAGCAAATATTCAATGTAAAGTACATGGG TTTTCCAAACATCGAGAACACATGTTATATGAACTCCACCCTCCAGTGCTTACTCAGCATTCCACCAATCATAAAGGACATAGTTTTACAAGAGAACACTTGGAAGAATGAGCCTGGATCCGAAATGCTCAG AGCGTTTTATGACCTAGATTTCGCCAGGCTGAATAAGACACAGAATATGCCGAGGAAACATCTACTGGCAGCAGTCAAAGATTGCATCGCCATTAGGAATCCAGGTTTTGTGGGAAATGAACAGCAG GACGCCCATGAGTTCCTTATAACCCTCCTGGCTCAGTTGAAAGATGAGGCTGTGATGTGCCAGCAAGCAGAAATGACGTTTCGTAGCCCTGTAGCAAACCTGGAATTCAGGGTCAACCGCCTGCGCACCTGCGAGAC CTGTGGGAACCAAAGTTGCTCTACAGAGGAAGTCAATTGCCTGTCTTTGGTAACTGGTCCTCAGAAGTCCCTCATCGAGAGCCTACAGCAGTACTTTGCA ACATCTCAGTTAGAGTGCCGCTGTGACAAGTGCTCGGGGACCCAAGCCTCTGAAAGTGTGGAGATCCAGACGCTTCCCAG GGTCCTGGTTCTTCTCGTGATGAGGTTTGACATGTTCACAGCGAGAAAGATCAAAGGCCGTCTGGCAGTGCCTGAAGAGCTCAGTCTGGCCAGCTTCACAG ggTCAGACAGCTGTGAGCAGGCAGCAGATTTATACAGCAAGGAAGCTACCCAGCAGGCACAtatcaaaacaaatgcaaaacaacAGCAG GCCGACGCATCCTATAAGCTCAGCGGGGTTGTGTCTCATTATGGTTCAAGTCTGCATTCTG GTCACTTCGTCAGCAACATTCTTGATCCTTGTGGAGCTGAATGGCTTAGCTGTGATGACAACACTGTGAAATCCGTCACGTGGTCAAAAGCTTCCAACACCATAGAAAATCATGGatacatgtttttctatttaaagag ctga
- the LOC130560590 gene encoding ubiquitin carboxyl-terminal hydrolase 37-like isoform X2, protein MILGSETSDNSDEVYLPAAQKNRDILEEYFVLEKMHAPSITSSETFYSSEEDDLFYASKYLAYELEDVSRDFDEERSVSPLASFTYTSCSSDTSGLPLTHLDAGAVRDLRCLHVLSVYDDLILSSVEEDSDELTQEEILQLIQCSTEPPKHQQENDYDGQKQIFNVKYMGFPNIENTCYMNSTLQCLLSIPPIIKDIVLQENTWKNEPGSEMLRAFYDLDFARLNKTQNMPRKHLLAAVKDCIAIRNPGFVGNEQQDAHEFLITLLAQLKDEAVMCQQAEMTFRSPVANLEFRVNRLRTCETCGNQSCSTEEVNCLSLVTGPQKSLIESLQQYFATSQLECRCDKCSGTQASESVEIQTLPRVLVLLVMRFDMFTARKIKGRLAVPEELSLASFTGRRIL, encoded by the exons ATGATCTTGGGCAGCGAAACCTCTGACAACAGCGATGAGGTTTATCTGCCAGCTGCACAGAAGAATAGAGATATTCTCGAAG AATATTTTGTATTAGAGAAGATGCATGCACCTTCTATCACCTCATCTGAGACCTTCTACTCCTCTGAGGAAGATGATCTGTTTTATGCCAGTAAATACTTGGCATATGAGCTGGAAGATGTATCCAGAG ATTTTGATGAAGAGCGGAGCGTCAGTCCTCTGGCGTCCTTCACATACACCAGCTGCAGCAGTGATACTTCTGGTCTTCCGCTCACACACCTAGACGCAGGAGCTGTGAGAG ATCTTCGCTGCCTGCATGTACTCTCTGTTTACGACGA CCTTATACTGTCCAGTGTGGAGGAGGATTCAGATGAGCTTACACAAGAAGAAATACTGCAATTGATTCAGTGCAGTACTGAACCTCCAAAGCATCAACAAGAGAATGATTATGATGGACAGAAGCAAATATTCAATGTAAAGTACATGGG TTTTCCAAACATCGAGAACACATGTTATATGAACTCCACCCTCCAGTGCTTACTCAGCATTCCACCAATCATAAAGGACATAGTTTTACAAGAGAACACTTGGAAGAATGAGCCTGGATCCGAAATGCTCAG AGCGTTTTATGACCTAGATTTCGCCAGGCTGAATAAGACACAGAATATGCCGAGGAAACATCTACTGGCAGCAGTCAAAGATTGCATCGCCATTAGGAATCCAGGTTTTGTGGGAAATGAACAGCAG GACGCCCATGAGTTCCTTATAACCCTCCTGGCTCAGTTGAAAGATGAGGCTGTGATGTGCCAGCAAGCAGAAATGACGTTTCGTAGCCCTGTAGCAAACCTGGAATTCAGGGTCAACCGCCTGCGCACCTGCGAGAC CTGTGGGAACCAAAGTTGCTCTACAGAGGAAGTCAATTGCCTGTCTTTGGTAACTGGTCCTCAGAAGTCCCTCATCGAGAGCCTACAGCAGTACTTTGCA ACATCTCAGTTAGAGTGCCGCTGTGACAAGTGCTCGGGGACCCAAGCCTCTGAAAGTGTGGAGATCCAGACGCTTCCCAG GGTCCTGGTTCTTCTCGTGATGAGGTTTGACATGTTCACAGCGAGAAAGATCAAAGGCCGTCTGGCAGTGCCTGAAGAGCTCAGTCTGGCCAGCTTCACAG GCCGACGCATCCTATAA